One Mytilus trossulus isolate FHL-02 chromosome 5, PNRI_Mtr1.1.1.hap1, whole genome shotgun sequence DNA segment encodes these proteins:
- the LOC134718922 gene encoding uncharacterized protein LOC134718922, whose protein sequence is MNTIQALKTNGRNQPYHVPLRATVVKQGQTRNYQLDGKSKSTTKIGLADVTGAMLALCYDEGKVTMMKEGNQIMMRNYIYRDNTIIITNQTKLSRTSAMGSIPTGYLTTAKTLIEDVDSPTMMINAAKTAGLCQAVCIIAKVVKEEATTQKTLSKTQEKVDYKAITLKDDSGEIKLSLWRQHASLALSVGEFYYVANVKTHVFNNEMSLNNTYNTKIEIREAPVRSINVIIDGYYMEVNHIVLVCNIPGTEEYKDYKIEEDLMSSIVGDGEEVDTVLPPLLPLSVMIEVKGNDSEILTINIC, encoded by the exons ATGAACACAATACAAGCTCTCAAGACAAATGGAAGGAACCAACCCTACCATGTACCACTTAGGGCAACTGTTGTAAAACAAGGCCAAACAAGAAACTACCAGCTAGATGGAAAAAGCAAATCCACCACCAAAATTGGCCTTGCCGATGTTACTGGAGCCATGCTGGCTCTTTGTTATGATGAAGGAAAAGTTACCATGATGAAAGAGGGCAACCAAATAATGATGAGAAACTACATTTACAGGGACAATACCATCATTATAACCAACCAAACAAAGCTATCAAGGACATCGGCAATGGGTAGTATACCTACTGGATACCTGACGACAGCAAAGACCCTGATAGAGGACGTAGATAGTCCAACTATGATGATAAATGCTGCCAAAACAGCAGGATTATGCCAGGCTGTTTGTATAATAGCAAAAGTGGTTAAG gaAGAAGCTACTACTCAGAAAACACTATCCAAAACTCAAGAAAAGGTCGACTACAAGGCCATTACCCTTAAAGATGACAGTGGTGAAATCAAACTGTCACTTTGGAGACAGCATGCCAGTCTTGCCCTTTCAGTTGGGGAGTTTTACTATGTAGCAAATGTAAAAACTCATGTGTTCAACAATGAAATGTCACTGAACAACACATACAACACTAAAATAGAG ATTAGAGAAGCACCAGTAAGAAGTATTAATGTAATAATAGATGGTTATTACATGGAAGTCAATCATATAGTGTTGGTATGTAATATACCAGGAACAGAAGAATACAAAGATTATAAAATTGAAGAAGACCTGATGTCATCCATTGTTGGTGATGGCGAAGAGGTAGACACTGTCCTACCCCCACTACTACCTCTGTCTGTTATGATAGAGGTAAAAGGAAATGACAGTGAAATACTGACAATTAATATATGTTAA